The region aaatccCAAAAAGTACATTTCTGTGGTTACTAGTTTTGTAGCTGctaagatgaaaaaaatgttgacaaTTTACGATATAATTTTGACATTAAAATGACACTTCAAAACTCTTTGACATTTTGAAAcgttttattcttattattataaCTAGTTACTAGTTAGTttattttattagtttatttattaattgcgaTAAATGCAGAATAACTGTAGGAAAAAACAACTTGAACTACCTCTTTATTGTAATTGAATTTGATGCACTACgtattatgaatatttataaatttattcgattcaaATATCTATTCATGAAGATCAATAGCACAATTTGGACCATAAATGGTATTGAACCCTGCTGACGCTAAAGTTTTCTGTTTAGGATCAATTTGTGTATTTTCCATGTAATTTAGACAAGGATATTTGTAACAATCTTCTGTTTATAGAATTCTTGACATAACCTTCAGGAACTATATTAGACTTTCATCCCCCAGATTGCTTGATTATCAATAAATCAGCCCCAGAATCAACAAATAGAGTAGTCATCCACCACTGAAAACAGTGACCAGTATACAAACCAGGATTTGGCAACTGATTGATCCTTTTTGACAAATTCCTAAATCTATCAAGCTATAGGATGCACTCCACATGTCTCATTCAAAATGGTCTATAAATTTCCAGATGGAATACCCACTGAACTTGAATTAGATGTTAGCAAATGTATGACACTATACAACCTTCTTTGAACAAGTGGTATCAGAGCTATAACaccaaaaaatcaaaagtattTGCGAAGGAACCAAAGAAACAgcaaaaaatcttgaaattttgtaaGCAAAGCATTTCAACACTGCATGAAAACTGTTGAATTACCAGTTAATAAATTAGGAATCTTGCATTTTTGCGATGTAGCCTGAAATAATAGTTACTttaatattgataataattattgGAGTCCCAAagttcattgaatattttattttcctatTGAATTTCTGTCAACACCTTTTTGTCTGGCAGTGATAATCATGATTGCTGAAATTATATCATTTTAAGTATTGTTGTTATTGTATTGCattccatttttttattttttatttattttgttgattAGGAAATTTCCTTTACTTTTGAAATGAGTAGTGAATTCTCTGTATGGGGCATCTGACTTTTTAATTGATATTTAATTTCGACTCGACTTTTTAATTCGAAAACCTTATTAATAGTTTAATTTGAGTtgaaaaatatgttgaaatcATCTCTCATAATCAATGGTATTTAGTATAAATCTTctctcttcttcaatttttcaatcgatTATAAAATTGGAGCTgatatttattttaatgaaaGACAAGACCAAAATCCCATTTTACCGTAAATAAAAACCACCCTCATGAACGgcacaccctgtagattttttGCAGAACGTCCAAAGAGAGCTGAATGAATTGTTATGGAGGAAATTCGTCATGATTATCATGTCCCGGAAATGTCATTCCTCACAGGATCTATTTATAAATTTGTGGGAGATTCAAGATGTTCCTGATGTATTGTAGTATTTTCCGAACCATTTAACTTTCCGTTTCATTTAAACATGGCAACATCTCTAAGGAGCCCTTTTAATTCCAACAGAGAGCTATTTTATCCACCAGAAAAAAAATGCTACCCGTTAAATTCGCGTACTGTGGGCTCCCTTTTAACAATGCAGAACGAGAAGAAAAGTTTGTTAGATTCACTTGAAAGTTTACAGAGTAAAACAACGGTAGTTCCGTGAAAACGATTCTCGAACTAGATGACGCCACGGTCGATTTTTTCGAAGGTGGAAGGTCAAAATCTTATGTCATAGTAATACAGGCCCAGTATaagaaattttctttataattCAACTGGTATcgtgtgtttttttcgaggtatataactttaagttggcattactgttcaagatagcgaccgatttgacagctgtcaagtgatttattctcagtttggtttggcaattcatcatgaatagactcactcctgaacaacacttgtaaatagtgcaatttcatttcgaaaataatggttctgtgcggaatacgtatcgcgcactacgtccattagcgatgaagcgcacttctggttgaatggctacgtcaacaaacaaaactgccgcatttggagtgaaactaatcctcaaatgtatttcgaaacaccgttacatccagaaaaactgactgtttggtgcgctttatgggctggtggaatcattggtccgtacttcttcaaaaacgatgatggccagaacgttatagtcaatggtgatcggtatagagccatgattactaactttttcattcctgaattgaacaacaatgatgtccaggagctgtggtaccaacaagacggcgcaacatgtcacacagttcgtgccacaatcgatttattgaaagacacgtttggtgaccgcctaatttcacgttttggacctgtgaattggcctccaagatcttgtgacttaacaccgctagactactttctgtggggctatgtaaagtcattggtctatgcggataagccacaaacccttgaccatttggaagacaacattcaccgtgttattgccggtatacggccacaaatgttggaaaaagtcatcgaaaattggacgtccagattggactacatttgagccagccgtgacggtcatatgccagaaatcatactcaaaatgtaatgccacaagattatcttgcggataaataaaattcatgtcaatcgaataatccatcgttgttttattgcaattgaaagttctatagctctaaaaaaacaccctttacttcttTAGAACTCTTTAGTTCGTGCAACTTTCGAAAGAGGACTTGTTTTGAATAGGTATAATATAGATATTTTTCTTTAGAAGGCACTGATGATGAACCTTCAAATTGACTTTGAACTTAGTTATCCTACTTTATTCTAATCTTTACAGAATATTACGATGAATTAACTGATGTGATAATTATTTTCGGTTTAGAAAATAATCAGTGTTATTAATTCAGTCTGGTCCAGTGACCACTTCAGTATTATTACGagcaatataaataaataaaaactaacAAATTCacaatggattcattacgaaaCATCTATACAGTGATTCTAAATTACATGCATGTAAGTGTATAGGAAACACTAGGAAATTTCTTCCAGACTTATGAGACTAGTAGCAGCATTTTCTACAGTCAAGACACTCTCAATTTCGGTTATGCCCATGCGTTTTGTGTTCCAGATTTCGTATAGTGAAGGATGGGTTGGCAGCTTCCTGATATCGACGTTCAATTTCTCGACATTTTCCATTAGCAGCTTTGGTTTGTTTGATAAATGAGGCAGTGAAAGATGCATGGTCATTTTCAGTCCTGTCCCTATAAGTTCAAGAAATTTGGAGTTAATCGATTTTTTCCCGATAAAAATTGAGTCATTCCGTAAAGAAGCTAAATTTGTTCAACAGGGTGGTCACCTATCCACATACTGACCCCGCCCGACACTGCTTCATTTCCATAtcggaaaattttcatttcctttttccGCGGGATGGCTTTCCAGGCTGACTTCCTCGTTTTCTATCAAGAACCTAAATCCTCCAATACAGGAAAAATGACAAGCGAATCACAAAAACGTACCCATGTCGGAGGGACAAAAAGTCACATATCCCATCCGTGAGCTcttgatgaaattcagatctcgCTGTAGCTTCAGCATCGCCGTCATTATTCTCTCGTACGTCCTCCTGATATTTCCGCCATGTTCCATGGATATTACTTTCAGATGATCACGTGGATTGATCTGCACGATGAAATCCTCGTCGGCATTCATATAAATTCCTCTGCCGTGTGGCCATTGCctgggaagaagaagaaactgtCAGTTCTTTTTCTTGTCACAAGTTCTCCACTGAAAACAATCGGGGGTTCTTAGCGCCTcggagtaatgaacatagatagagggagcatatgtcattttcaataagcaaattttgtccccaacatgaactatcaaatttgacatgaagcgcacggaaatgaaaacatatcagtgattcgatatttcactcaattcgcgagtttctccacaaagaacgcacttcttatgtaccaTAGTGAATGAACGTTtcttattaactcaaaatatattgacatAAATAcctaatatatcagaaattcagaaaacaaacttcaaacgcgcaaacgacgtgaaacaaccgatgacactaggagagcaaaagttgccaaaccttggatttcagcaggtaaatacagaaaataataaatactgcttattacaaattcgacaattaggaaaaatatcggattccaaatattcaaatttgcatattcaatcgggaatcactcaaaaaaaatatttcattcagtatattatacattcataacgatatagtaaaattgtgtattcgaaaatatatgacaatccgacaacgtaatctaaccatgttggggacatgtaaaaattgcgtatacgcCCTCTAACTATGTTTATTACCTACTCTGAGGTGCCTACCTAGTTTTTTCAGTGCAAGTTTTAGTAAATTGATGCGTAATTTTGAACAAATAAAAAGTTCTAAGTTATACATAATTTTGCCTTCCATCCTTCAATTGTAAGTAGATCTGATTACCATGATTTTATGATCACTCTGTGGTAGATATTTAACCATTTCAAGCAAAACACATCCattcaaagtgaaaaaaaatgaaacgaagaatttatgaaaataaataattactgATCAATATTCATATTCAATGTCTCTCCAATGTGTATGACTAAATGaatgaacattgaaaaaattgaaatttgtaatATCTTTTGAGTGGACTAGTGCTGCACCCCAAGTTAATTGATAAGTTGTATTTTTCTCATTACGTCCCTGCAAACATTCAATTATCCAGTTTCCCCAAATGATCCAATAATAATTTCAGAGAACAGAATGATCCCCGGTCCGAGTATTACATACAACCCTGATATCGCATTCCCTAATGAAATCCCTGGATCAAGGCTCTCACCTGTAAGCACCTCCAGCTTCTAAGTACTTGTCCTTATTGTCGAAGAGAATGAATTTCTCCTTGAGctgtttttttctattttccgtCATCTCGGAGACCTTCTCGTATTGTCCGTCGAAGTCTCCTGGCGATTAGACAATTTGGGGATTAATGAAAGGAGTTAATTTGAGGTTATGAACCTCGCTGATGGCGAGTGACGTTTAGAAGTTAGGTTAATGTATCAGAGACATCCGGTTTTCCTCGATTTGTGAGGATAGCTGTTACctaaatttcgtatctacttttttACCCAAAGATGATATGGAGTTCAAAAAGAAGGGGTATACCTTTTTCTGTCTATAAAACGTGAATCTTTGAAGGACATATTGATGGGAATGCAAGATGATCAAAGAGTACAGGATCCATCAAGAACTGGTCACTCCCACAAATATAGATGAACAACAAACCTGTATCAGTTTACCAACTtcttgaaggaaatattaaagTGGATATTTGTAAAAAAAGAAGTGGATGCCCCTTACCCAAAGAATGCATCCCTTTATAGACACAACAAGTCAAGGAGGAGAAGGTCCATCTTGTCCTCATATTAAAAGAAGAAAAGTTAAGCCTGTTCCAGATGCTTTTCACCGGTAACTACGACGAAAGATGCTAATAAAACAAAACTATCAACGACAATTCGACGCAATAAGTTAGGAATATCAACATCAGAAACTACCTAGCAGACCAGATCTCTTCTGCTTTGAGACTACTTGCTGAAATAGATTGGACTAAATGTAGCGATCGATTGGCTAGACATCAGCTTTTCAAATCTGTGACCAAATTAAGATCTTCTAGATCCTGATCAACAACAGCCAGGTCTACCATATTGGCAAATCTAGGCCTAGGATATCCTGAGGATTTGCAAACTTTTTGGCCAGAAGTGTGTTCTTGGGACCTTGGGTTATACAGTTCGCAAACTCTGAAATTTAGACATAAGAACAGCTGAACTTATGCTCTGTAAATTTCCAGGTGTCTTTATGTCTAATTTTCAGAGTCTGCAGGCCCTTATGGTACAAAAGGGCATCCTGACAATCCTTTATAAGCTGTCCCACATTAATTGACTTGAAGCTCAACTTATGACACCTCCATGGGCTTCTTTGTGAATGACGGTGTTCCTGACCTTCAATTGCTGAACTGATGGATAGAAGTCTAAGCCCACAGAAGTGTTCAGGATCAGCAGGTGGTACCCTGTGCATGGTCTGACTATCCTTTTCAATGTGCATCTCGTTAAGACCTACTTGAGCACTCAGACAGCTAAGACGAATGCTTAAGGTCTTGGGCTCCCATTTGAGCCCACATACCACCTATTTGAGATCTCCGCCTCTGAAACTACTGTTTCTACAAAAGAAATGATTTTTGCTCGAGCAATGGGATTGTAGGAGTTAAACGACAACAATTATTTCAATCTATTTGCTTTAAAACTCTATAACAGCAAGAACAAACCTCTTACCTGCCATTAAAGCCAATATCATGACCAGAAACTCCTCGACCTTCTCAAGGTCCTTCTGACTCATCTCCGGACAGAAAGGATATCCCCTTAAATTTCTGACGACACGTATCTTCACCAATTTGATGTACCTCCTCTTAGCCTCTAGATTTGAGACACTCGAAACAGGTCTCCATTCGCTTTTGGGGTGGATGTCCGTCGAGCTGAAGTCATGAAGTTCCTGTAGGATCGGAAAGAAAATTGGAGAGAAGACGAAGTAGCATTCTGGATCACTTGCGTATATTCCTATTTTGGCGTCGTGGTATTCTAgtcctgaaaatttgaataatttaatcTTGAGCTTCAGATATGAAAGAAACATTTAGGAGGAATATGGGATGAGGAAGTTGGTTGAAGTCTTTGTATGTTTTACTACTATATCCTTTTGTAATCATAGGCACAATAGGTTCATTGTTTACTCAACAAAAAATGATAGAAATGGTTATCCTAATTTTTTCCAGTTGAAGATTTTTGATTGATTCTTAAAGAGTCATGTTTAGCCTTTACCCTGTAATGATTCTTCATTAGAGCAGaccaaaaaattccaatccTTAAGGATTCACTCTGCATTCTTTGTGAGTGGAATTTCACAAAGACGATGGTCAGAGAGTGAGTAAGAAGAACAAAATTACTCTCACATCTCTATTTATTAGAGATGAAACTGTTATGGATCATATATATTTAGACCTTTCATGCATCAAtctttttattcaattcattgacTTTTTCATTAACTTGTGACATCATCATATCAAATGTGGTTCTTTATCCTGTCAAAATTATTGATGCTTCGTTATTTACTGAGAAACTTGCTAACATGGTAGTAGGCTCCAAAAAGCCTTAAGACTATATGCTTCTTCTTGATTCTTTGAGACAAAGTTTTCAAGAAATCTAGATCCCCATATACCAAACCACAGATGAACCTACCACATTTGATGCAATCATACAAATTGATATCATTTGAAGTTCTCTTGAACTTAAGATGTTCTAGCAATTCTTCAGTAAGGAATTTCTTGAGTAAAGACTTAGAGCGTGAGTACTCCAGCTTTCTGTAGCCCATCTTGAGGAGTCTCAAGACATCGTAAGGAACGTAGTGAGTGCCACATTTCAAAGCACAATGTTGACATCTCAGGAAAGCCATCGGAGGGGTTCATAAGTGACTGTAAATTTCGAACGGGTTCTCGCTGAAGTTTCCGAGCGATTGACGTTATAGATTGACATTTTACGGGAGTGGTAGAATGACGAgtgataatttgaatttcgtGTTCGGTAGATgcagcgcatccaccaaaatgagATAGAACTGTCGGAATCATAGAGTGATGCTGCAGAGaagattgaatgaataaatagatCAATAACTGGCGTCAGCATTAAAATAAGGGATCTGATCGAATGCTGTTGAAAGTGAGTCGTAttactgttttatttgaaatttggaaGATATTGTTTTGATTAGGAATTCgtgaaatatttgtttatttgtgGTTTATAAAAAATTCGATGACTTCTTGAACTCATAGATCGAccatttcagagaaaaatatatagattCGAGTTGTTTCACTTTTCGATGTCATCGATGTAGAATATATCCAGAAATTCAGCTATGTAGCTTCCACATGAAAACATGATCAAATCAAATGATCTGATCATCCCCATAAACACTGATTCGCTtcgtatttttgatattattcacTAAGAGAGTTATAGAAATGCCAAGATGCAAAAAAGTGCAGAAGCAGATACAAGAAGCACAAAATTTTCGTGAAGTATCGAGTCCATAACATGAAGAGCTTCTTTCTCAAGTTATTTGGAGATGCATAGGATGTACCAAGTAAGTGTAAATGGAcaaacatttgttttttttatggaacatcttgttttttattgaattatcagATACATGAAATGAATGGATTCAAATTTCTTAGAAATTACTCaagtttcatatgcttaaaacttaTTTGCTTTCTCATGAATTGGAGGGTATTTGGAAAAACATAATGACtccaaaatgaatgaattaattcaaatgaaattttggaaCTGACCTACAAGAAGAACGGAGGTAAGTACTGACTCTTCGATAATTATTGAGAACTTTATTGGGTATTCAAACGAAATGATACAATTCATCGTTGACTTAATCAAACGTTATTATCGGGCTTATTCCAGATGatacattttatatttcattttctcattttgtggataatttttcgaaatatgttatagaataataatacatatagggtgtgctatttgaaagaGCACATTTCAACATTAGCTGTTGATGGAGCAGAGTCGGCataacacttatcaagccaTTGCCCAGTATTTTTCTCATCGAAAAAAGTGTTGTATCCACACACGGAACTCGTTTTCGTCCATTTTTAAAACAACAGCGAAATTTTGACaggtattttttgtttttgtttcgtACTAACGTAAAATAAAAGTGGTATGGCATTGGAGGTGCCCTCTGTGCGTCAGGCCCGAGACTTATTGAGTAACGGGTTAACCTTGATTTATAATCTTcacgaaaaatgaaatgaaaacaaaaatgagGTGGTAAAGGATTATTCTAACGCCTACTCTCCAATTTCTAATGATCAAATATTCCAACTAACAGAAGAACAGTCTCAAAAATTGATCTTGAACCAAACTTTCTTCTTACAATGAAACAAAGCGAAATAAATTGTACATAAAGAACGATTTAATCGTTGAAAAAACTATAATTTCACCGTTCCTCATCGTCcaaataaatcttcaaatacCGTTTAAATTGACAGCTAACTAGCCATAACGTCATCATCAAAACAAGCCTAGCCTGACTACTTTCTGATTTTCGACGAAATGCTGGCTAAGCAACATTATTTTAAACTTTCTTAACGTACCACGCTAtgatcgatatgtgacaatcgTACATCCGATAGATAGCAGTGCAATACTCTCAGATCCGATAAATAAAAATGACGAAATCAGTCGATTTGTTCAAATAGAGAAATTGAACATACGTCTCGAAAAATCACATGGCCCCGACGACCAATCGCGGTTGGACTTGTGGCTATCGTTTGAGAATCATCAGGTTCAGGGATTGCGACGTTGTCGGGCTGTGTTAGTTTTCCTGTATCGCTAAGAATTTAATTCAGGATTAAAAAAACTTCAGATTCAATAGGTTTATAGGGTGGGCATTTGAATATGTCATCCACCAGTCACAAacaatgaattttgaattacaaattatTTCTAGGAggaaaaactgtatgacagcaactgtcagcagttttttcgacTTTAcacgcggcaaaacttgacagctgttgtcgCTAAAATTACAATATCTTTAATACAAAGTAATTAtggtttcatgaaataaatagacaatgcaaagtaatattcTTTTCAACAGAAAGCATTCGTTTAGGTGCAATAATCCTCTTCTTatactcggatttttgttgccaccagcacacTTGCTTcttgttaaaatattacttagattcgtgttttttcgaaaaaattagatgcccttatgatagttacgaaaaaatatttttgttaccTAGTGCTCGAACAAAAAGGTTACTTCATGAAGTTTAAATTACAGCGTTAGGAtcattgaaatcaggtgaaCAATTTGAAGTAAGCCAAGCTTTTCGCCTATATAGTTAGACTCTAtcaaaattacagaaaaaaacaaacaaaattgataTAAGTGAAAGTAacaaatatgtataaataaaaaaataattaagtcAAAGTTTCAAATATTTGCTAACTAAGTTCATTCAGTCGAATGACGATGATTTGTTTTGGGTACAGAGAATGTTGGAAATTAACAGTAACACTCTGTTAAATGAATTCAATCTAAGAAAGAAC is a window of Harmonia axyridis chromosome 2, icHarAxyr1.1, whole genome shotgun sequence DNA encoding:
- the LOC123674078 gene encoding arginine kinase-like, translating into MAFLRCQHCALKCGTHYVPYDVLRLLKMGYRKLEYSRSKSLLKKFLTEELLEHLKFKRTSNDINLYDCIKCGLEYHDAKIGIYASDPECYFVFSPIFFPILQELHDFSSTDIHPKSEWRPVSSVSNLEAKRRYIKLVKIRVVRNLRGYPFCPEMSQKDLEKVEEFLVMILALMAGDFDGQYEKVSEMTENRKKQLKEKFILFDNKDKYLEAGGAYRQWPHGRGIYMNADEDFIVQINPRDHLKVISMEHGGNIRRTYERIMTAMLKLQRDLNFIKSSRMGYVTFCPSDMGTGLKMTMHLSLPHLSNKPKLLMENVEKLNVDIRKLPTHPSLYEIWNTKRMGITEIESVLTVENAATSLISLEEIS